A window of Colias croceus chromosome 13, ilColCroc2.1 genomic DNA:
attgtgcaccaataaataaaaaaattacaagagtaaatatataaaataaatagacacAGTTGAGCACaacaggcggtcttatcgctaagacagtgatctcttccagacaacctggTGGTCAAGGAAAAACAATTCTTTATGTAAATTCtacaaattcttttttttatataaatccaACTATATAAGGctctatacaataataaattaatattagttaGGAAGTTAGGATTTGTCTTTGTATAgcattattataaacttgtatTTGTTACAGCACCATTCATAAAGCCATGCAAAAATGGCGACTCAGCCTGCGTCTTGGCGTCCGCCAAGGCGGCAGTTCCCTTCTTCCTGTCTGGTGTTCCCGAATTGGGAATCAGgtaaatagttattaattatatcatttaaatgtttttgatATGAATaaggtattaattatttgcgATGTTTGCGTTTGAAAGGTAGACGAGTTTGTGATTGTATGAGAGCTATTTTATGAGGAAGTGAAAATTATCTTATTATGATTAACTGATATTATGTCTGTTAAACTGATAAAATAGCTCGGAAACTTATATTtggtaaataattgtaaacttttatataaattacattgttattatattatgtggacACACAAGATTAAAGTGGATTTTGAGGTTAATTGGGAATTCCATTCAATGAAAggaagataaaaatatgttaagaaTTCGATTGTAATTTCTCTTGCACTATCTCTAACAATAATACCGCATTactctaatttatttttatacttaaatgATAGTACCAAAGGTCGTTAAACTTAACACAAACGACCAAAGGCTAAATGCCTTCAATCCATACTCGTCGCGAGTAAGGCAAACGGGTTAGTATCACCTTGAGTGGATTATAATAATCCTAGCTCACTCTACGACCtatatttttgcattaaatcgaaatgtttattgttttaattaaccaAGTTTTTGTGACCTTAATTCTTATCTTTTTAAGAAACTAACATCCTTGGTGAGAGGACAAAGTTGAGTCTAATTAGTTGAACAATATGAAaactgaatttaaaaatatatatgtgcTCAGCACCGAAACAATATAAAGAATagtgtttttttgtataaaacttattattggTAGGTAgctacttaattataattaagctTTGAAATATATGTTTTCCTTATAGTTAAGTTCAGAAACATCCtcataaagtttttttttttgatattgcttacacaatttatatgaatattttaacgattttaattaataatgttctATCATAATCAGGATTGCATCaatgtttcaatattatttgatCTATTTCTAATCTGCAAGATTTTTGGTGGGTTATTGACAGAAATATTGACCCGTCCGACTAGGGCCCTtccggcctcctccactcaagcgacagcccaagccggggttcgagatccccgtcaaggggggacgcccttgggcatgtcgctaccagggtgaaccttcagttcacccacGCGTCcgagcccttctggctaacattgagagacaccacacaaaaaaaattgaaacataATCAAAAACAACAAACAGCTTTTAATAGAAAATGGATTACTGGATCAATTTTatgattgattaattattaacagaaATAACttcaacaaaaattaaatatattctttctTTACAGTCCCATGGACCCCATGCACATTGACGTCATCAAGAGTGACCAGGGCGGTTTGCAGCTCCTCTTCAAAGATACCATCATGACTGGCATCAAGTCTTGCTCCTTTGAGACTGTGAAGTAAGTTGCAAATGTCTATTgttaatgtacctacttacattttatatttaacgtGAGGACTTCTCAATTTCGGAGGGTTGTAAGGGTTATTAAGATACGTTACCTATTAgacactataatattaaagtctcCACTAGGTTAGTAGGTATTTTCAGtatatcttatttaaaatgtatattgtgaataatataatgtcataaatataatatgtactgtaagtatataatataaagctatGCTCGCGACATTGCGTGGGAATCGATAAGGATCAGTTTTTaccacataattttttatttatgctcTGCtcttatgtaaatttttaagtcAAGAAAAAATTCTAGGAACCTAAGTAAAAAAAACCTGACGACTgtgattattaaatattttttatcctttCCTTGTTTTGAACAGCCCGCGATGGCGATTGGATAACTTTTTATACGTTTCttatatcgatattaatattttacacgtattattatttataataggaTTATATCTCTTGTGTTTGTGTGAATctcgtttttatttaattctgtAGTTTGTTGCTATGGCTCAAATAAAAACAGGTATTGTTAGTCTATCGGCAGAAATTTCGAAATATTCATAAGGATCAAGGCTAAAACTACTATTATAGAAAcagtgtataattattataaacatatttttataactaaattGCTTCTACGCTGATTTCTATTCGCTAGAAGCttcaatttgaaattaatgaacatttatctgcaaaaacataaataatatctgcataaataaataaataaaaaccatctTTCGATGTGTCATAGCTGCTACATAGCtgtatctataatatttatgtcttCACGTGAACCCGTCTCTGGGAGCGAAATTCTGTCAAtagaactattttttttttataaatttataaagaatagaaaaaattcgatcacgagacgggactcgaacccgcatcctttcgcgccattccggggcggatgcctgaccaactcaTTGATCGAATtcattctattctttcagttttatgtgtcttaagggacacaccgcgccccatctattgagatgatattttttttatgtcagagcaagcaaaggggcagatgggccacctgatgttatgtggtcaccaccgcccataaacacttgtaacactAGAAGTGTagcaggtgctttgccggcattttatggacaaataagctctgttcttgaaggccccaatgtcgtagttgttcgggaacaAGCCGTTGGCAAATCGTTCcaaagttttttattatcatgaTAGTGCAAACGTGACCTTATTCATGTAGCCTAAGAAAAATTAGCATTCCGTATTTTCCTCTAACCTCAGCTGTCATAATAGTGtgatgtaattttataatatattgaattgGAACAATGTATGATTACGtgttaattaaaagaaaattgaacTAGATACTATTGAAAGATGTGTTTAAAGCGCTATGGTCGCATGTCAtttctttgtattttaatagagaataatgataattaattaattagctaTCTGTCGCGTGAGGTCTTTATATCTACTGAATTCTTACATGCAATTTGTGTGTAGGTAAGGTAATTAtaacaataggtacctatatttgatAAGAAAGACGTTCCGCGTCTTTCATTTAGTTTCCAAATAGAATACAATTCTCAAGAGGTCGATTAATGAAATAGCTCTACTATAGGTAATCTAGATTTTTGCCATgaaaaaatttatcaaaaatcaaaatataattaatattatcgtaCCTAGTACttattagtacttattttCATCTGCAAAGGATAATAGAAGGACGTAGggaactataatattattcacgTTATTGGAATTTACATATACTTATCTAAATTCACTGATCTGTTAATACAACTTGATAAAGACAGCTCTCCTCCATATAACGTAAAATTAAACGCAACAGAAAAAACTCtattaaactattaataaaatggaCATGCGCGAAGAATAATTGTTAGCATAATTGGATTAATTGCTTTGTCATTTTGTTAGATAGTTACGGATCTATCTTGATaacttgataataatttaattacaattctTGCTAAACACCGTATTTTCTGgagttgtttaaaatattctggagatattaaaaatattggaatTTGGAATTGGAATTAAAATATGGTGGGATTTTCATATTCATAGAGTACAGAGTAGGCAggtagttaaataaattagtattttaaaaattgctaaataaaatcgataaaaCATCCTACCCCAATCTATTGTAACATATTAATGTATCTATGAattcaaataaagattttatttatttatttattttgtcaacataacatatgtatatctcgacaaaatattaatagtttttagGTGACTAAATGTGAAATGAATCGACATACTCAATTACTTAGATACCTACAtttcatgaataaaaaattactttaaataattaattacaaaaatatcgtctcatttatttttctttcttcgtGGAAGCgctataaatagatataatatttgacTAGGTACTTTTTAGGGATTTTCAGGAATtgagtatttttattacttacttgcGAGTTGCGTGTATTTTACTATGAAGTAcgatcattatattataacgaaCCCTTCAGGTGTATTCTTTAGTATGACACATCAAGGCTGACGATGATGGTGACTGcactatataaatattgtcacagcttatttgcattttattgCATAACTATGTTAGTCTACTACCTATGTACCTACGTAGCATATTCTAACTTACCATTGTTAGGTTATAGGTACTGTATACATGggtaatttaactttttaggTTCTCTACGTCAAACATAATGTTTATCTACTTGTAAAGAAAAAGTGTTTTACACAGTTAAATATCTATTCAAGAATTTCAAATAGGTACCTGCGTCCTGCATATAACCCTTTCTGTATTTAAGCTACTTACTACTACCTACTTAACTGCaatcagttttataatattatatgaatcgTGATATGTAGTAATCGTCATAATAATACACTGATACTTGTTTGTTATGGTTTGTTAGATATACAGGAGAAGTATTTGtatttactaattaattattattagaaaaatactcacaataaattacctattttTGCTCCTTGTTAACATTTTCCTCGTTTGTTTACATAAGCTTAGAGTTTTATCATTGTATAAGTGTTTAATGTGTTTTAACTATACTTTCCGTTTTTACAGACACGACTTGGTGAAAATGAAACAAATCATAACGATGAAGTGTAACTTGAAGCTGAAAGGAAACTACAAGCTGTCCGGCCAGCTGCTCATCCTGCCAGTCCAGGGAAATGGAGAATACAGCATCAATATCCgtaagataattatttaataatattttattcgaatacatatttttaattccttCCAAGATATATAAACTTATTGTAATTTACAGGTGACATCGTGATCAAGGTGGTGAGCGAGCTCACAACAGTGACGGGCGCTGATGGCAAACCACATTGGCACATTAAGAAGTGGAAGGATTCTTATAACGTACAGACTGGTGCCTCGTTCGCTTTCGAGAACTTGTTCAATGGAAACAATGCTTTGGGTACGTTCATATATTACTAGTAAAGCTAATTAGATAGATGCTTAGTgtagtaatgaataaattctTCAAAGTAGATGTCAAATgtgatattatgttcataatttatgttttgcctacatacctacctaaaatcAGGAAATTATTATCGTGGCAAGCCTGCAGaacagtattttttacgttttgtAAATAGTTTTGTTTAAGTAGTTATACTTATccaatatttcataattagaTATCAATAATCTATAAAGCTTTAAAGTTTAACTAAGAAATATTGTCacaaagttattattttaaagttccttgatttttttaatgtctttACTAATCCGATCATTATTCTTTCAGCACAACCAGTACTAGAATTCGCAAACAGCAACTGGAAGGATGTGATGCAAGAAATCGCGCCTCCCATCGTTCACGCGATTTTGGAGCGGATCGTCGCTGGAGTGGAAGCGCTGTACAAAGCTGTACCCGCTGAAGAACTCAACTTAGcttaatttgttaattatttaaataactaacaATAAATACCGCGGCATTTTTAAATTAGCACTTAGGACCCGACTGGAAGGCGTCTACGAAACGAACaagtattattgtatttattgcgATAACATTTcgtacaattaatataattttattttggctGGAACAAAATATATCCTTGTAGGAACTTATAATTCTCTTCTATTGTTAATAAGTTGTTTGGTTATTGTTGTTATGCACTCAATCATAGTACAATAAAGTAGATAATAGTTAAAAGTAGATgagatagaaataaataataaaaaataaaatatgtgttttaaTGCCTTATAAATTCACCTACTTTTAACAGACTTTTTCGTTAATATGCTTTAAAGCAGGAGGTACCTATTCCATCATTCCATGGTATAAATCTGACCAGGAAACATCCAGGAAACAGGAACAGGATGGACTAGCTCCTACTTCCTAGCTCTTTTCTTTACAATAAATTCCGAACTGTAAAAACTGTTACAATGCTGAATGCAATGATCTTACAAttcctaataaataataatgatctGTCTGATCATATTATTCAGAATCACTTCAGAATACATGTTTAAATTTGCGTTGAAACACAATCAAAGAGTATAGTAACTATTTAAAAGGATTATTACCTAACACAATTATTACCTAATCATAACTACTAACTAGTGGTGGACGGTGGTAGTATAATAAATACGAgcatgatttattaaaaaaaatacaagcatTAACTCCATACATaaactaggtatattattataagattataatattacattatgtaTTATGGACAAATGTATGGATATgcgacatttttttttcaaatctcACCGC
This region includes:
- the LOC123696959 gene encoding circadian clock-controlled protein daywake-like, yielding MFRVLYLLGLFLSVNSAAAPFIKPCKNGDSACVLASAKAAVPFFLSGVPELGISPMDPMHIDVIKSDQGGLQLLFKDTIMTGIKSCSFETVKHDLVKMKQIITMKCNLKLKGNYKLSGQLLILPVQGNGEYSINIRDIVIKVVSELTTVTGADGKPHWHIKKWKDSYNVQTGASFAFENLFNGNNALAQPVLEFANSNWKDVMQEIAPPIVHAILERIVAGVEALYKAVPAEELNLA